The DNA window TGCGCACTGCGGACCGACCGCGACGCTCTTGAGCGAGGCCGGGATCGGACTCGACGAGGCGCGCAAGGCGCTGGAGACGCTGCGCGGTGGGCGCACCGTCACCGCCGCCGAGGCCGAGAGCGAGCCGGACGTGCTGGCGCGCTACACCCGCGACCTCACCGAACTGGCGCGCCGGCACGAGCTGGATCCGGTGATCGGGCGCGAGGACGAGATCGCCCAGGTGATCCAGACGCTGTCACGGCGCAAGAAGAACAACCCGGCCCTGATCGGCGAGGCCGGGGTGGGCAAGACCGTGATCGTCGAGGGTCTGGCGCAGCGCATCGCCGATGCCGAGGTGCCCGATACCCTGCTGAACAAGCGTCTACTGGCGCTGGACATGGGCGACATCATCGCCGGCGCCAAGATGCGCGGCGAACTCGAAGAGCGGCTGAAGTCGGTGCGCGACGCGGTGATCGAGGCCAAAGGTCGAGTGATCCTCTTTATCGACGAGTTGCATACCGTGATGGGCATGGGCGGGGGCGCGGGTTCCGGCACCCTGGATGCGCCGAGCATGCTGAAGACGGCGCTAGCGCAGGGGTCGCTGCAAGTCATCGGCGCCGATACCACGGAGGAATATCGCCGTTTTATCGAGAGCGACAAGGCGCTGGAGCGACGCTTTCATCCGATTCTGGTGCGCGCGCCATCGATCCCGGACACCATCCGCATCCTCCAGGGGATCGCGCCCCGCTATGAATCCCATCATCAAATCCACTATCTGCCCGAGGCGCTGGAGGCGGCGGCCCAGCTTGCCGATCGCTATCTGACCGAGCGCCAGTTGCCGGACAAGGCCATCGATCTGCTCGACGAGGCCGGCGCCCACAAGCATCTGCATCGCATCTCGATCCCGGCCGATATCCGCGACCTGGAGCGCGCGCATCGCAACCTGCTGCGCGAGAAGACCGACGCCTTCAACCAGCAGCATTTCGAGCAGGCGGCGCGTCTACAGATGGAGATCCTGGCGCTGGAGGAACGTCTGTCGGCCGCGCGCGCCACCTGGGAAGCGCAGCGCGAACAGGAGGAAACGGACGTGCGCGGCGAGGACATCGCGCGGGTCGTCTCGCGCTGGACCGGAATCCCGGTGGCGCGGATGGTGGAATCCGAGTCGGACAAACTGTCGCGCATGGAAACCGAGCTGCACCGGCGGATCGTCGGTCAAGACGACGCCGTGCGCGCGGTCGCCAACGCCATCCGCCGCAACCGTGCCGGGATCGCGGCGGCGCGTCGGCCGATCGGTTCCTTCCTCTTTCTCGGACCGACCGGCGTCGGCAAGACCGAATTGGCCAAGGCGCTGGCCGCCTTCCTGCTCGACGACGAGAGCCGCGTGGTGCGGCTCGACATGTCCGAGTACATGGAGCGCCACGAGGTCTCCAAGATGATCGGCGCGCCGCCGGGCTACATCGGCTACGGCCAGGGCGGACAGCTTACCGAACGGGTCCGGCGTAATCCCTATACCGTCGTGCTGCTCGACGAGATGGAAAAGGCGCATCCGGATGTCTTCAACATGCTGCTGCAGATCCTGGAGGATGGCCGACTGACCGACGCCGAGGGCCGGACCGTGTCCTTCCGCAACACCATCCTGATCGGCACCTCCAATCTGGGCACCGAGTCGCTGTCGCCGGACAAGCGCCCGATCGGCTTCATCCATTCCGCCACGCCCGACGATGCCGAGGCCCGCTCGCTGGTCATGCACGAGGTCAAGCGCTTCTTCAAGCCGGAGCTGCTGAATCGTCTCGACGATGTCATTGTCTTTCATTACCTGGAGCCCGAGGAAGTGCATCGCATCGCCGGAATTTTCGTCGATGCGCTGATCCAACGTCTGGCGGTGCGCCGGATCGAGGTCGTCGTCGAGCCGGCGGTGATCGACAAACTCGCTCGGGACGGTTTCGATCCGATCTATGGCGCGCGCCCACTGCGCCGCGAAGTCGAGCGCCAACTGGAAAACCCGCTGGCCATGCTGATCGTCACCGGCCAGTGTCCGGATGGGAGCCGGGTCCAGGTTGGGCTCGATGATCAGGGGATCGCGCTGCGGGTCGATCCTGCCGCAGCCGGTGGAGAGTCACCGCATGAAAACACGCACTGATTTTCGTTCGGATGTCATCCCCGCTGACGCGGCAGGAACCCTGCCGGAACTCTTCCGTATTCGCGTGCGGCGGACCCCGGATCTCGTCGCCTATCGGCAGTTCGATATCGCCCAAGCGCAATGGATCGATGTCACCTGGCAAGCGATGTCCGAGCGGGTCGGACAGTGGCGGCGGTCGCTCGCCACCCTGGGGTTGGCGCCGGGGGAGCGGGTGGCGGTCCAGCTTCGCAATG is part of the Thiocystis violascens DSM 198 genome and encodes:
- a CDS encoding ATP-dependent Clp protease ATP-binding subunit — translated: MIQNINQLSTLRVMQTFETAVNELVALRQNLLTTDVLLMALISQEDAEPLRILEQLLSNPAQAVARIRDRVREHYRAAVPTAGNQILISQEIEQAVRIARAEAKRLGDSLITTGTLFLALFDAHCGPTATLLSEAGIGLDEARKALETLRGGRTVTAAEAESEPDVLARYTRDLTELARRHELDPVIGREDEIAQVIQTLSRRKKNNPALIGEAGVGKTVIVEGLAQRIADAEVPDTLLNKRLLALDMGDIIAGAKMRGELEERLKSVRDAVIEAKGRVILFIDELHTVMGMGGGAGSGTLDAPSMLKTALAQGSLQVIGADTTEEYRRFIESDKALERRFHPILVRAPSIPDTIRILQGIAPRYESHHQIHYLPEALEAAAQLADRYLTERQLPDKAIDLLDEAGAHKHLHRISIPADIRDLERAHRNLLREKTDAFNQQHFEQAARLQMEILALEERLSAARATWEAQREQEETDVRGEDIARVVSRWTGIPVARMVESESDKLSRMETELHRRIVGQDDAVRAVANAIRRNRAGIAAARRPIGSFLFLGPTGVGKTELAKALAAFLLDDESRVVRLDMSEYMERHEVSKMIGAPPGYIGYGQGGQLTERVRRNPYTVVLLDEMEKAHPDVFNMLLQILEDGRLTDAEGRTVSFRNTILIGTSNLGTESLSPDKRPIGFIHSATPDDAEARSLVMHEVKRFFKPELLNRLDDVIVFHYLEPEEVHRIAGIFVDALIQRLAVRRIEVVVEPAVIDKLARDGFDPIYGARPLRREVERQLENPLAMLIVTGQCPDGSRVQVGLDDQGIALRVDPAAAGGESPHENTH